In Labrys monachus, the genomic stretch CCTGGACGCTGTCGCCGGACGTCGAGGACCGCCTGCACGGCGTCGGCCGCGACGTGACGGCGGACCGGGAGGCCGCCGAAGTCCTGCAGCATGCGGAGGAGGCCCTGCGCGTCGCCCAGAAGATGGAGGCCATCGGCAAGCTGACCGGCGGCGTCGCGCATGATTTCAACAATCTCCTGCAGGTGATCGGCGGCAATCTCCAGCTCCTCGCCAAGGACGTCGCCGGCAATGAGAAGGCGGAGCGGCGGCTCGGCAACGCGCTGGCGGGCGTCTCGCGCGGCTCGAAGCTCGCTTCCCAGCTGCTCGCCTTCGGTCGCCGCCAGCCCCTGGCGCCGAAGGTCGTCAATCTCGGCCGTTTCGTGCGCGGCCTCGACGACATGTTCCGCCGTGCCCTCGGCGACGGCATCGAGATCGAGACCGTGATCAGCGGCGGGCTGTGGAATACGCTCGTCGATCCCTTCCAGGTCGAGAATGCCCTCCTCAATCTGGCGATCAATGCGCGCGACGCCATGAGCGGCCATGGCAGGCTCACCATCGAGGCCGGAAACGCCTCGCTGGACGACGCCTATGCCGCCCGGCATATCGACGTCAGCCCGGGGCAATATGTCATGCTTGCGGTCACCGACACCGGCGTCGGCATGACCTCCGAGGTGATGGAGCATGTCTTCGAGCCCTTCTTCACCACCAAGCCGGAGGGCAAGGGCACCGGTCTCGGCCTCAGCATGGTCTATGGTTTCGTCAAGCAGTCCAACGGCCACATCAAGATCTACAGCGAGCCCGGCCACGGCACGACGATCCGCATCTACCTGCCGCGGGAACGCCAGGAGGAGGACGTTGCCACCGACATCGATGCGGGCCCGATCACCGGCGGCACCGAGACGATCCTCGTCGTCGAGGACGACGAGGACGTGCGCACCACCGTCGTCGAAACGCTGTCCGACCTCGGCTATCGCGTCCTGAAGGCGAAGGACGCCCAGAGCGGCCTCGCCATCGTGGAGAGCGGCATGCCGGTCGACCTGCTGTTCACCGACGTGGTGATGCCGGGGCCCCTTCGCAGCCCGGAACTCGCCCGCAAGGCGAGGGAACGCCTGCCCAACATCGCCGTCCTCTTCACCTCCGGCTACACCGACAATGCCATCGTGCATGGCGGCCGGCTGGACGAGGGCATCGAGCTGCTCAGCAAGCCGCATACGCGCGAGGCGCTCGCGCGCAAGATCCGCCACGTCCTGCGCCACAATCGGCAGCGAAATGTCGACGAGGCGTCCTTCCCGGTGTCGCGGGAGGACATGGCAGCCCGCCCGGGGCGGGCGGAAATGCCGGGCCTGCGCATCCTCCTGGTGGAAGACGATCCGCTGATCCGCGCCAGCACGAAGGAAATGCTGTCGGACCTCGGCCATGCGGTCCTCGAGGCGGACGGCGCACAGGAGGCCCTCGCCTCGCTCGACCGCGGCACGTTCGACGTGCTTCTGACCGATATCAACCTGCCGGACATGTCGGGAATCGCGCTGGCTGCCGAAGCGCGCCGGCGCATGCGGCATCTGCAGGTGATCTTCGCCTCGGGCTATGCGGCCCCCCAGGATCTTCCGAGCCACGGCATCGCCGATGCCGTCCACCTTCAGAAGCCCTATACCGCCGCCGCGCTCGCCGAAGCGCTGAGTTCGGCTGCGACCCGTCCGTCGCATTGACACGAAAAAAGGGCGGGCCATCCTGCCCGCCTCGCGCTGCGTCTTCGTGGCGAACCGCTCACCGCCCCTGGGGCAACAAGTTCATCCCAGGAAAACGCATGCCGTGCAGAACCCGGCGGCCAGGGCATAGAAGGCCGCGCCATACAGCCATTCCGCCAGAGTGAGTGCCTTCAGGTTTCGGAACATGGCCATTATTCTCCCGCATTCTCGCCACAACAACTGCAGGGTGCGGCCATGGTTCCCTCGCTCCTCGAAATTCCTCGCCGGACAGGGGTGCTTCTCTTGGCGGAAAGGAGCGTGCTCGCGGAGACGAGCCGCTGCGACGCGTGAAGCGAGATGGCGCCTTCAGCGAAAAGACGCTCTGCACCGTCGCTCAGGCGCTCGGAACCGACCAGCCCAGATTGCGGGCTTCCGCCAGCCAGGCCATGATCGCCTGCTGGATGTTGGAGACCGCTTCCTGGCGCGTTTCGCCATCGCTGATGCAGCCGGGGAGATCGGGGACCCTCGCTCTATAGCCGCCGCCTTCTTCCTCCGGCGCCGGCTCGATCACGATGGGATAGTCGAGACGGATCATCGCGTGACCTCTGTGTTGATTGAACCAGATCCGTGCGGCAGGCCTGCCCGGAGCGACGTCCGGCGGCACGCGCTCGCCGCAGCCATGCCCTCAAACGCAGGCGGGGCAATTTTGTTCACCGCGCCCGCGGCGTCCTCCCCATGCGCCGTGCCGGGGATCGGCGACGTTCGCCGGCTCGGCCTCCCGGGCGTCACCAGGCCGAAGGCGCGCAGGAAGCGCTTGATCGGGAGGTTCGATTTTGCGATCAGAAGGCATGTCCGATGATGAGACCGATAGCGCGAACCCACCCAACGCCGCGCCGGGCAAGGTGCTGAGCGATGCCGCCCGCCGGGCGCTGGCCGAGGCGGAGGCCCGCCGCAAGGCTGCGCCGCAGGTGGCACGGCCGCGCGAACTCAACGGCCGGGACGGCCCGGAGCCGGTGCGCTACGGCGACTGGGAAGTGAAGGGCATCGCCTCGGATTTCTGATCGGGCTACAGCCTGTCGCCGAGCCATTCCTTCACGCCATATCCGGCATAGACCATGGCGAGGGCCGGACGGCGCAGGCCGGGCAGCGCAAAGCGCGGCGGCAGGCCGGCGAGCGGGGCCGGCACGTCGACGCCGCCATCGGGCGAAGCCCCGATCGCCCGGGCGAGATAGCGCCCGGCGAGCGGCCCGGCGACCACGCCGGAGCCATGATAGGCAAAGCCGTAATAGACGCTGGGATCGTCGGGCACGCGGCCGACGGAGGGCGCGAGCTTGAGCGAAAGCGCGACCAGCCCGCGCCAGAAATAATCGGTGCCGACATCCTTCCACGCCGGGAACAATTCGCCGATCCGCCGCTCCATCCAGGCCCGCATGGCGGCAGCGGCCCGCGGCGTGCCGGAGACGTCGCCCCGGGCGCCAAACAGGAAGCGCCTGTCCGGCAGCAGGCGATAATAGAACAGCAATTTGCGGGTGTTCGAAACCGGCGTGTCGGTGACATAGGGCGCTGCCTGCAACTCGGCTTCGCTCAAGGGCCGGGTCACCACGATATTGGACAAGGCCGGCCATATCCGGGCGTCGATGGCCTTGTGCAGGCCGTCCGGCGTCCAGCCATTGGTGGCGAACACCACCCGCCGCGCCGTGACGGTGCCGCCCGGCGTCACCAGGCGGTGGCGGGACCCGTCGCGCTCCCAGCGCTCGACCGGGGAGGAGGCGAACAGCTTCACGCCGCGCCGCGCCGCCGCGTCCGCCAGGCCCATGGCATAGGCGAGAGGGTGCAGCCCGCCGCCGCCCTCCACATGCAGCCCTCCGAATTGCTCGGTGCCGCCATGGCCGATCGCGGTGAACGCCTCGCGGCTGTAGAGGGTGGTGCGGATGCCGACCCGGGCATGGGCCTCGGCCGAGGCCCTGAGGCCCTCGGCCGCATGCGCGTTGTGGGCGGCATCGAAAGTGCCGTCGCCCTGCAGGCGGATGTCGAAGCCTTCCTCCTGCGCGATCTCCCGCGGATAGTCCGCCGCGGCCCTGAGATCGGCGAAGAAGCGGCGGGTGTCGTCGAGCCCGTAACGGTCGATCATCGCGCCGATGCCGAGCTTGGTCGGCGGATAGGACATGAAGCCGCCGTTCCGGCTCGACGCGCCCCAGGCGATCGGCCCGGCCTCCAGCACGGCGGTGTCGATGCCGTGGTCCCTGGCGAGATGGTAGGCGGCCGCCAGGCCGGTGTAGCCGCCGCCGATGATGGCGACGTCGCAGGCGAGATCGGCCTGCAGCACCGGAAAGTCGCGGCGCTGCACCGTGTCCTCCCAATAGGAGGGCTGCAGCGTTCCGGCATCATAGAGGGAGCGGTCGAAGATCGGCGTGAACATGGGTCCATTATGGCAGAGCGCCCTTCTGCAAGGAAGGAGCGCCGGATCCGTTTTCCTGCCGGAGGAAAGACGCGTTTTCGCCTTATTGGTAGACGGCGTGTCTCGGATATGGACTTTGCGGCAATCGTTCGGCAGCCCGGCATTCTCGCAGGGGGCGACGTCCCTGACAGCGCGATCACGGATTTGGGAGGTTAATCGCAGCCGGCTTCCCTTTCGATCACGGCGCGATCACAATTATTTCAATCCGAAGCGTCTCGTTTTCTATTGCCATGTGAGACGCACCGTCTTATAACCTCCCTCAACGGACGACGCACTGCCGCCCGATCATCAAGGACAAAAATCATGAAGACGATCATTGTTTCATCGCTGGCTGCCGCGGGTCTGGCTCTCTCGATCTCCTCGGCCTTCGCTTTCAGCAACAGCCCCGATGGCCAGGTCATCACCGGCGGCAACGTCCCGGCGGTCACCAGCCACCAGTCGGCCCCCGCCCACTTCCTGTCGGGCGCCGCGCAGACCGACAGCGATTTCGGCCTCTCTTCGAATGCCGTCGAGGGCCGTGACTTCCTTGCTGCCCAGAAGGGCCGCTACTGAGCTCTGACGGCTCCCTCGGGAGCCGGTCCCCGCCGCATCGAACGCCGGCGGGGGCGACCGTAAAGTGGGTGGACGGGACGCAAGGTCGCAAGGCCGGCCCCGCCGCCCGGCAGGAGCGGGCGGCACGCTGCGTCGCGTGACCGCCTCGAGCCTCCTGCCTTTTCTTCCAGACGATGGATCGCCGGACCGCCGGCATCCTTTTCAGGACGACGACCATGAAGACCCTTGTTGTTTCCACCCTGGCTGCGGCGGGCCTGGCCCTGTCGGTTTCCTCCGCCTTCGCCATCTCCAACAGCCCGCAGGGCCAGGTGATCATCGGCGGCGAAGCCCCGGCCGTCACCAGCTACGCCGCCCCTGACGCCGCCGCCCCCCAGGCCCGCTTCCTCTCCGGCCATGTTTATGGCCAGCGCGTCTCCGAGGACGGCACCCCGAGCCAGAGCTTCGGCCTCTCCTCCAATGCCATCCAGGGCCGCGAATTCCATGCCGTCCAGCAGGGCGGCCACTGGCTCAACGACGAAGGCGGCGAATAAGCCCACCGCCTGAGACGACGGGGCCGCCGACCGGCCCCGCCCGATACCGCCTGCCGACCACCCCGAGCGACCGCTCACGCTTTTTCATCACCCCAGCCCTTTCGACCGATGCCCTTTGCCGGACTGATATGCCGAAGGACTTTTTTCAAGGACCTGCCATCATGAAGACCGTTCTCCTCTCCTCCCTCACCGCCGCCGCCCTCGCTCTGTCGATCTCCTCGGCCTTCGCCCTCTCCAACAGCCCCGAGGGCCAGGTCATCGTCGGCGGCAATGCCCCGGCCATCACCGCCACCAGCCATGACAATGCCGCGCCCCGCCACTTCCTCTCCGGCTCCCAGCAGACCGATCCCGATTTCGGCCTCTCCTCCAATGCCGTCGAAGGCCGCGACTTCCTCAACGCCCAGAAGGGCCGCTACTGAGCCGCGCCGGGCGGGTTTTACGCCCGCACAGGACGCATGAACGGGGACGGACGGCCACGCCCTTCCCCCGCCTCTTTCAAAGCCAAACGATTGCCAGCACCCATTGCGTAGATGATGTCCGCAAGGCCATCCCAATCCGTAGAACCAGCCGATTTTCAGTACCCGTTGCGTATCCGTTGCATGCGTACAACAAGAACGCCGCGCCCCTTCCCAGGGGCGCGGCGCTTTTGTCTCCCGGCATGCCGCATCGGGATGCCCCCGGGACGGCTCCGCGACTCTTTTGAAAAAATGCTCTGTCTAGCCGCCGATGAAGCCGCGATAGCGTCCCACCGGTGTCACCGCCGTCATCGCCCCGCAGGCACCGGACGTCCAGCTGATGACGCCGACCAGAACGAAACCCTTGCCGTTCTTGCGGAAGATCGGGCCGCCGGAATCGCCGGAACAAGCCCCGCCGTCGATCGATGTCAGGATCTGGCTGCCGGTCGGCGACATCTGCCGGCTCCCGGCCTGCAATTCGACCTGGCGCAGATCCCGGCCGCGGAAGCCGGTCCCGAAGCCGACCGCCGTCACCTCGCCCTGCACGCTCCCGCTCGCCACCGGCGCGACCGCCATGTCGCCCGGCAGGGCCGCCGCCGCGTTCACCACGGCGATGTCGTTGAGTTGCGTCTGCCGTTCGAGCCCACGCCGGTTGAATTGCGGATGCACCCGGATCGAGGAGACACGCACCCAGTGCTCGGTGAAATTGTGATCGAGCACCATGATCTGATAGCGGCTCGCATCCGTCGAGGTGAAGCAATGGGCCGCCGTCACGATCTTCCTCGAACCGACGATCGTCCCCGAACAGACGGTGCCGTCCGAGCTTACGATGCGCACGACATGGCGACGAAGCCCGTTCGGGTCAGAACAAGCGACCCCTCCCGTAATTGCCCACGCCACACCGTCGAGACAGGTGATGGCGGCGAGAAACGCTGTCAACGCCGTACCCAAACGGGTCATACGGGACGAAAGACGCATGTCGTCATTCCCGGCTATAGAGGCCCCCTGGCCCTTATTTCTGACGCAATGTCGCGTTGATACGCGGATTATTATCATGTCACCGAACCGCACGGCACTTGTCGTCACCGGGGTCCGGCCCACCTGCGTCACAGATAAGCGCAAGACGATAGTATGACAGTTTGCCGAAACGGCAAGCCGTCGCTTCTACTTTCATTCACGATCATCAACCCGACCACGCCGGCCGGCCGATCCCTGTCGTCCTGCCGATCGAAGCGGCGCGGACGACGTCAGCCATGGTCCAGTTAACTCTTTGGTAAGTATAGGTAATGCCATGATGAGTCCAGCTTCGGGACCGTGATTTTTCCGCGTGCGTGTCCCCGCTGCCGAAAATTTCGTGGCGTTCGTCTCCGAAGGAGGCTTCCGACGCAACTTATCGGAAGAGTAGAGTGCGGTGATTCGGGGGAGGCGAGGCCGGCGATCAAGGCTGCGCGGCTCGTGACCCCGTGTGGAGACGAGGCTGCGGCGAAGGAGCGGGATGCCGCTCCGGCCCAGAGGCTCGTCGCGTTGCGTTTCAGTGCAAGCGGAACGTTCAAGCACCGGCGTCCTGCCGGTGTCGAGGGGAATTCGGGTTCGTCGTGAGAATATGCCGCAAGACAGGAAAATGACGCAGCCACCCGGACGGAGCCGGGTGCTATGCGTCCGGACAGGCCTCACCGCCGGGTTCGGGCTTGTGGCGTTGCTCACCTTCGCCTCGCTCGCCATCGCCGAGGGCGAGCAGGGCGTCCTGGCCCCCGCCTTGTTCGGCGATTTCAGCGGCGCCGATCGCCGCATGCTCTTCATGCTGTCCTTCGTGGCGGGCCTCCTCATGCTCGCCGCCGGCCTTGCGATCTTCCACCTCCGTGCCCGGACGCTGTGGATCGGCCGCGAGCGCACGGCGAGAACCGAGATGCTCGCCCTGCTGGCGCGGGCCGAGCGGGCCGAGGAACTGCTGATGGCGGAGCCGCAGCTGATCGCGGTGTGGTCGGGCGCGGACGACCTGCCGCTGATATCGGGCGAATTGACCGGCGTCGCCATCTCGCCGAGCGGGCGAGGCCTGATCGGCACGGGCTGGCTCGATTATCACGACACGCGCAGCCTCGACGAGCACATCCGCGCCCTGCGCGAGCGCGGGGAAGGCTTTCGCCTGGTTGCCCGCTCCCGCCACGGAGGCTTCATCGAGGCGGAAGGCCGGGCCATCGGCGGCCGGGCCGTGCTGCGCCTGCGCGAGGTGACCGGCGACCGGCTGGAGCTCGCCCGCCTGGCGGACCGCCACCGCCGGGCGACCGAGGAGATCGAAGCCATCCGGGCGCTGCTCGACGAGGCGCCGGTCCCCCTGTGGCTGCGCAACGCCAACGACAAGCTGACCTGGGTCAACCGCGCCTATGCCAAGGCCGTCGACGCCGCGGACGAGGCGGATGTGCTGGCGCGCGACATCGAGCTCCTCGACCGGCCCGCCCGCGAGGAGGCCGGCAAGGCACGGCGGGAGGGCCGGCCCTTCCTGAAGCGCGTGCCGGCGGTGGTGGGCAGCGCGCGCCGCACGCTGGACGTCATCGACATCCCCTCCTCACGCGGGTCCGCCGGCATGGCGATCGACGTCTCGGAAGTCGAGACGATGCGCGCCGATATCGGGCGCCAGATCGAGGCCCATGTCCGCACGCTCGACCAGCTCGCCACCGCGGTGGCGATCTTCGATGCCGACCAGCACCTCACCTTCTATAATGCCGCCTTCAGCACCCTCTGGCAGCTCGATCCGGCCTTCCTCGACGAAAAGCCGAGCGACAGCGAGATCCTCGACCGCCTGCGCGCCCAGCGCCGCCTGCCCGAGCAGGCCGATTTCCGCGCCTGGAAGTCGAAGCTTCACGAGGCCTATCGCGCCCTCGAGCCGGCCGAGCATTGGTGGCACCTGCCGGACGGCCGCACGTCCCGCGTGGTCACCACGCCCAACCCGGCCGGCGGCGTGACCTATCTGTTCGAGGACGTCACCGAGCGCATCGACCTCGAAGCCCGCTACAAGGCCCTGTCGCGCGTGCAGGGCGAAACGCTGGAAAACCTCAAGGAAGGCGTCGCCGCCTTCGGATCGGACGGCCGGCTGCGCCTGTCCAATCCAGCCTTCGCCGCCATCTGGCGCCTGCCCTCCGAGATGATGGAGCAGCGTCCCCATATCGACGACGTGGTGGCGCGATGCTCGATCCTGTTCCGGGACGAGGCGGTGTGGCAGGCGCTGAAATCGGTGATCACCTCCTTCGGCGACGCCCGCCATTCCACCAGCAAGCGGATGATCCGCGTGGACGGCAGCGTGATCGACGTCGCCACCGTGCCGCTGCCGGACGGCGGCACGCTCGCCACCTTCACCGACGTGACGGATTCGGTGAATTTCGAGAACGCCCTGGTGGAGAAGAACGAGGCGCTCGAAGAGGCGGCGCGGCTCAAGAACGATTTCGTCCACCACGTATCCTACGAGCTGCGCTCGCCGCTCACCAACATCATCGGCTTCGTGCAGCTGCTCGCCGACGGCTCGGCCGGGCCGCTCAACGACAAGCAGCACCAATATGCCGGCTATATCAAGACCTCGTCCGACGCGCTCTACGCCATCATCAACAACATCCTCGACCTCGCCACCATCGACGCCGGCGCGATGACGCTCGACCTCGGCATGGTCGACATCCGCGAGGCGATGCAGGGCGTGGCGGAGGCGGTGCAGCCGCGGCTCGCCGAGAGCGGCGTGCGGCTCGAGATGAAGGCGAGCCATGCCATCGGCGAATTCGAGGCCGACGGCCAGCGCGTGCGGCAGGTCCTGTTCAACCTGCTCTCCAACGCCATCGGCTTCTCGCAGCCGGGCGGCACCGTCACCCTGTCGGCCCTGCGCAAGGGCCAGGAGATCGTGTTCCGCGTCGAAGACCGCGGTCGCGGCATTTCGCAGGCGGTCATCGATCGCGTGTTCGACCGCTTCGAATCCCATGGCGGCAGCGGCCATCGCGGCGTCGGCCTCGGCCTGTCGATCGTGCGCTCCTTCGTCGAGCTGCATGGCGGCACGGTCGAACTCGTCTCGGAGGAAGGCCGCGGCACCATCGTGACCTGCCGCCTGCCGATCGACTCCGCCGCCCGCCGCAAGCCGGCCGAACGCAACCCCGACCTCCAGCGCATGGCCGATCCGAGCGACGGCGCAGCGGCGCGGCGCAAATCCGGAACCGCGCTGCAATGAGCTTTACTTGTCCTTTGATCCGGTGTCTCCATGGCATGACCTTCTTCACAAGGGGCCATCGCCGTTGACCGACGTTCTGACCCATCAATGGACAGTCGACCTCCCCACCGAAAGCGCCACCGAAATCCTGGCGCGCGACCTCGCGCCCGCCCTGCACCCCAGCGACATCGTCACGCTCTCGGGCGATCTGGGCGCCGGCAAGACGGCTTTCGCGCGCGCGCTCGTGAGGCAGATCGCCGGCGATCCGGAACTGGAGGTCTCCAGCCCCACCTTCACGCTGATCCAGCTCTACGACACCCCGGCCTTTCCCATCGTCCATGCCGATCTCTACCGCATCGGCCATCCGAGCGAGCTGGAGGAGCTGGGCTGGGACGAGGCGCCGGACGGCGCCCTCGTCCTGGTGGAATGGCCCGAACGGGCCGGCGAGGCGCTGCCGCCCGACCGCCTCGACATCCGCTTCGTCCATGCCGGCAAGAGCGACACCGCCCGCCGCGCGACGCTGACCGGCATGGGCAAATGGGCCAAGCGGCTGCGCCGCATCGCCCAGATCGGCGATTTCCTCCGCACCGCCGGCTGGCAGGACGCCACCCGCATCCACATCCAGGGCGACGCCTCCACGCGCAGCTACACCCGCCTCGTCCGCGGCAAGAACAGCGCCATCCTGATGAACTCGCCCACGCGGACGGACCGCACGCCGGTCCGCTACGGCAAGACCTACAGCCAGATCGCGCATATCTCGCAGGATGTGAAGCCCTTCGTCGCCATGGCCCGCGGCCTCGGCGAACGCGGCTTCTCGGTGCCGCAGATCATCCGCGAGAACCTCCTGCACGGCCTGCTGCTGATCGAGGATCTCGGATCGATCTTCATCGCCGAAGAGGGTGCGCCGGTGCCGGAGCGCTACGGCGTGGCGATCGACCTCCTGGCGCAGCTGCACGCGATGGATCTGCCGGATACGCTGCCCGTCGCCCCGGGGATTTCGCACAAGATCCCGCCCTTCGACCATGGCGCGCTCGACATCGAGGTCGAGTTGCTGCTCGACTGGTACCTGCCGATGATCGGCGCGCCCCAATTGTCGCAGCGCAACCGCGACCATTTCATCGCGCTGTGGCGCGCCGCGCTGGCGCCAGCGCTCAGGGAGCCGAAGACCTGGCTGCTGCGCGACGTGCATTCCCCGAACCTGCTCTGGCTCGACCAGCGCGAGGGCATCCGCCGGGTCGGCCTGCTCGATTTCCAGGACGCGATGATCGGGCCGCCCGCCTATGACGTCGCCGCGCTCTGCCTCGACGCGCGGGTCACCGTACCGCAGACGCTGGAGCTCCAATTGCTGACGCGCTACGTCAAGGCGCGCAGGAGCGTCGACCCCTCCTTCGACCCGGCTGCTTTCGCGCAGACCTATGCGGCGATGGGCGCCCAGCGCAACACCAAGATCCTCGGCCTGTTCGCCCGCCTCGACCGGCGCGACGGCAAGCCGGCCTATCTGCAGCATCTGCCGCGCATACGCGCCTATCTCGACCGGATGCTCGCCCATCCCTCGCTGGCCGACTTGCGCACATGGTTCGAGACCTTCGTCTTCTCGGTCGAGGGGCGGCGGTGACGCGGCCGGCCTCCCCTGCGGGGGGCGAAGGCGCCTCCCGCCCGTTCGCCACGGCCATGCTGCTGGCGGCCGGTATCGGCAGGCGCATGCGGCCGCTCACCGAGACCCGCCCCAAGCCTCTCGTCGAAGTCGGCGGCAAGGCGCTGCTCGACCATGTCCTCGACCGTCTCCCGCCGGCGGGCGTCGAGACGGCGGTGGTCAACGTCCATCATTTCGCCGGCCAGATGGAGGCCCATCTGGCGGCTCGCCGCACGCCGCGCATCCTGATCTCGGACGAACGCGACGGCCTGCTCGATTCCGGCGGCGGCGTCCGCCGAGCCCTGCCGATGCTGGGGCGCGAGCCCTTCATCGTGTGCAATTGCGACAGCTTCTGGATCGAAGGCCCGCGCTCCAATCTCGCGGCGATGACGGCGAACTGGGATCCGGCTCGGATGGACATCCTGATGCTGCTGGCGGCGACGGCGACCAGCGTCGGCTTCGAGGGCGCCGGGGACTACCACCTCGATCCGGGCGGCCGGCTGCGCCGCCGCCGCGAAGGCGAAGTGGTGCCCTTCGCCTATGCCGGGGTCCTGCTGATCAAGCCCGACCTCTTCGACGACATGCCCGCCGTCTTCTCGCTGAACCGCCTGTTCGATGCCGCCGAGGCGGCCGGGCGGCTGTTCGGGCGGCGCCTCGACGGCGTCTGGCTCCATGTCGGCACGCCGCAGGCGGTGCAGGAGGCCGAGCGGCGGATCGCTCTGTCCTCGATCCAATAGAGCGGGGACGGAGCCGGCGACGGGCAGGGCGGCCCGGCGGTCCCGCACTGTTCCCATCCCGCCCGCGAACCGCTATGATGGCGCCCCGTTGCCGGAGCCGCTCCATGCTCGATTCCGCCGCCCTGTCGGTCTATGCCGCTACGCTGTTGGTGGCCGTCGCCCTGCCCGGTCCGGGCGTGGCGGCCCTGGTGGTGCAGGTCCTCGGCAAAGGCGCACGGCGCAGCCTCGCCTTTGCCGCCGGCATGACGCTGGGCGACGCCGTCTGGCTCAGCCTCGCGGTCGGCGGCCTCGCCGTGCTGGCGCAGAGCTTCCACGCCGTGTTCCTGGCGATCCGTTACGCAGGCGCGGCCTACCTCGTCTATCTCGCCTGGAAATTGTGGACCACCCCGCCGGCCGCGCTCGGCGTCGAGGCGAAGGGACAGGGCCAAAGGCCGTGGCGATCCTTCTTCGGCGGCCTGTCGATGTCGCTGGGCAACCCGAAGGTGATGATGTTCTACACGGCGCTCCTGCCCAACCTGCTCGATCTCGGCCGCATCTCGCTCTCGAGCTATGCCGAACTGGTCACCGCGACCGAGATCGTCGTCGCCGCGGTGCTCGGCCTCTATGTCGTGCTCGCCGCCCGCGCCCGGACCCTTTTCACCAGCCCGCGCGCCATGCGGGTGCTCAACCGCGGCTGCAGCACCGCCATGGCCGGCGCAGCCGTCGCCGTCGTGGCCCGGTGAGCGGATCACAAACGCGGCGCGGTGCCCCGAATCACGGATAAATATCTGAAAAATAACAAAAATATGCCGATTTGGCATGAAATCCGGCTTGGGAATCCCTATATTGGAAGTCGAATCAGGAAATGAG encodes the following:
- a CDS encoding type II toxin-antitoxin system HicB family antitoxin, whose protein sequence is MIRLDYPIVIEPAPEEEGGGYRARVPDLPGCISDGETRQEAVSNIQQAIMAWLAEARNLGWSVPSA
- a CDS encoding DUF1674 domain-containing protein; amino-acid sequence: MSDDETDSANPPNAAPGKVLSDAARRALAEAEARRKAAPQVARPRELNGRDGPEPVRYGDWEVKGIASDF
- a CDS encoding NAD(P)/FAD-dependent oxidoreductase; its protein translation is MFTPIFDRSLYDAGTLQPSYWEDTVQRRDFPVLQADLACDVAIIGGGYTGLAAAYHLARDHGIDTAVLEAGPIAWGASSRNGGFMSYPPTKLGIGAMIDRYGLDDTRRFFADLRAAADYPREIAQEEGFDIRLQGDGTFDAAHNAHAAEGLRASAEAHARVGIRTTLYSREAFTAIGHGGTEQFGGLHVEGGGGLHPLAYAMGLADAAARRGVKLFASSPVERWERDGSRHRLVTPGGTVTARRVVFATNGWTPDGLHKAIDARIWPALSNIVVTRPLSEAELQAAPYVTDTPVSNTRKLLFYYRLLPDRRFLFGARGDVSGTPRAAAAMRAWMERRIGELFPAWKDVGTDYFWRGLVALSLKLAPSVGRVPDDPSVYYGFAYHGSGVVAGPLAGRYLARAIGASPDGGVDVPAPLAGLPPRFALPGLRRPALAMVYAGYGVKEWLGDRL
- a CDS encoding S1 family peptidase produces the protein MIIIRVSTRHCVRNKGQGASIAGNDDMRLSSRMTRLGTALTAFLAAITCLDGVAWAITGGVACSDPNGLRRHVVRIVSSDGTVCSGTIVGSRKIVTAAHCFTSTDASRYQIMVLDHNFTEHWVRVSSIRVHPQFNRRGLERQTQLNDIAVVNAAAALPGDMAVAPVASGSVQGEVTAVGFGTGFRGRDLRQVELQAGSRQMSPTGSQILTSIDGGACSGDSGGPIFRKNGKGFVLVGVISWTSGACGAMTAVTPVGRYRGFIGG
- a CDS encoding sensor histidine kinase; translated protein: MTQPPGRSRVLCVRTGLTAGFGLVALLTFASLAIAEGEQGVLAPALFGDFSGADRRMLFMLSFVAGLLMLAAGLAIFHLRARTLWIGRERTARTEMLALLARAERAEELLMAEPQLIAVWSGADDLPLISGELTGVAISPSGRGLIGTGWLDYHDTRSLDEHIRALRERGEGFRLVARSRHGGFIEAEGRAIGGRAVLRLREVTGDRLELARLADRHRRATEEIEAIRALLDEAPVPLWLRNANDKLTWVNRAYAKAVDAADEADVLARDIELLDRPAREEAGKARREGRPFLKRVPAVVGSARRTLDVIDIPSSRGSAGMAIDVSEVETMRADIGRQIEAHVRTLDQLATAVAIFDADQHLTFYNAAFSTLWQLDPAFLDEKPSDSEILDRLRAQRRLPEQADFRAWKSKLHEAYRALEPAEHWWHLPDGRTSRVVTTPNPAGGVTYLFEDVTERIDLEARYKALSRVQGETLENLKEGVAAFGSDGRLRLSNPAFAAIWRLPSEMMEQRPHIDDVVARCSILFRDEAVWQALKSVITSFGDARHSTSKRMIRVDGSVIDVATVPLPDGGTLATFTDVTDSVNFENALVEKNEALEEAARLKNDFVHHVSYELRSPLTNIIGFVQLLADGSAGPLNDKQHQYAGYIKTSSDALYAIINNILDLATIDAGAMTLDLGMVDIREAMQGVAEAVQPRLAESGVRLEMKASHAIGEFEADGQRVRQVLFNLLSNAIGFSQPGGTVTLSALRKGQEIVFRVEDRGRGISQAVIDRVFDRFESHGGSGHRGVGLGLSIVRSFVELHGGTVELVSEEGRGTIVTCRLPIDSAARRKPAERNPDLQRMADPSDGAAARRKSGTALQ
- the tsaE gene encoding tRNA (adenosine(37)-N6)-threonylcarbamoyltransferase complex ATPase subunit type 1 TsaE, which codes for MTDVLTHQWTVDLPTESATEILARDLAPALHPSDIVTLSGDLGAGKTAFARALVRQIAGDPELEVSSPTFTLIQLYDTPAFPIVHADLYRIGHPSELEELGWDEAPDGALVLVEWPERAGEALPPDRLDIRFVHAGKSDTARRATLTGMGKWAKRLRRIAQIGDFLRTAGWQDATRIHIQGDASTRSYTRLVRGKNSAILMNSPTRTDRTPVRYGKTYSQIAHISQDVKPFVAMARGLGERGFSVPQIIRENLLHGLLLIEDLGSIFIAEEGAPVPERYGVAIDLLAQLHAMDLPDTLPVAPGISHKIPPFDHGALDIEVELLLDWYLPMIGAPQLSQRNRDHFIALWRAALAPALREPKTWLLRDVHSPNLLWLDQREGIRRVGLLDFQDAMIGPPAYDVAALCLDARVTVPQTLELQLLTRYVKARRSVDPSFDPAAFAQTYAAMGAQRNTKILGLFARLDRRDGKPAYLQHLPRIRAYLDRMLAHPSLADLRTWFETFVFSVEGRR
- a CDS encoding nucleotidyltransferase family protein, which produces MLLAAGIGRRMRPLTETRPKPLVEVGGKALLDHVLDRLPPAGVETAVVNVHHFAGQMEAHLAARRTPRILISDERDGLLDSGGGVRRALPMLGREPFIVCNCDSFWIEGPRSNLAAMTANWDPARMDILMLLAATATSVGFEGAGDYHLDPGGRLRRRREGEVVPFAYAGVLLIKPDLFDDMPAVFSLNRLFDAAEAAGRLFGRRLDGVWLHVGTPQAVQEAERRIALSSIQ